GGTATGAGAATCCCCAAATATAGATTTCTGTTGCGTTGACTTTTACTCATAATATGTCCTCTTCATTTATATTCTCGAGTCATAACTAGTTCTACTTATATGAATTGAATTCATTCATCTTAGGTTTGTGAGATTATGGATCAACTCTGTGAATTTTGTTCTTATCTGTAATTCTTCTTTGTTGATCAAGTCTTCTAGGTTATGcctttctttttgtttgattaaagGATTTGTGCTTGTTTGATGTTTATTATGATCATTTGGTTTGGTATGGTTTTGCTCTTTAGACATGAATTAAAAGAATCCATCTGTTATAATGCTCTTGTATTTCTTCAGGCTCGGATACAATGCTCAACTTCGGAGCTGTTGATGGTGCAAAGAGATCCAGAAACATGGTTTACTCACCTTTTGATCAAGAAGAGTTTGGAGAGGATTACTTGGATGAGTATTTTAATCAGCAAGAAAAGAAGAGGCGCCTTACTGTCGACCAAGTCCAGTTTCTCGAGAGGAGTTTTGAGGCAGACAATAAACTTGAGCCGGACAGGAAGATTCAGCTTGCTAAAGAGCTGGGGTTGCAGCCTCGACAGATTGCTGTGTGGTTCCAAAATCGCAGGGCGCGATGGAAGACAAAGCAGCTAGAAACAGATTATGAAACATTTCATGCAAGATACACGACCCTGAAAACCGACTATGATAATCTTTTGAAGGAGAACGATAAATTAAAGGCAGAGGTGCTAAAGCAAAAACTTAAATTTGCTTCTTATTTTCTCTGAACTCTGGAATTTTCTCATGTCATCTTACTATCTTGTACCAGGTTCTTCGCCTCAAACAAAACGACCTTGGTGGAGATGCAATGAAAGTAAACTTACAATTACTCGACTGCAAAGGGCTCCCTGAAGTGATGATGCCTACAGAAGCCAATGTGCGCAAGATTTCTGACGATGAAGAGTCCAATGTGGCAGCCTTGGGTTTCAAGAATGAACAACAGAGCTCATCGAAGAGTGAAGTGAGTAATGCGGGCAGTCCGAGGTTGACTGATGGGATTAACTCTCCTCTGTTAGAATCTGGTGTTTCGTCTCATGCCTTTGATCGCGACTACTCAGATTCATCACAGATTGGAGAAGACAACTTACATGAAGAGCCTGATTATGTCTTTCCTCTGAATTCCTTTTACTATGAATTTCCCGTTGAAGATCGTGCCTTCAACTTCTGGTGAATATTGATCATCGTGGGTAACGTTTTTCACTACAATTacttgtttttcatttcaatcgTTTTACTATATTTGCAATTTGCAAAACTATGTTTATAGTCTCCTTGTGAGCTCAACTGTTTTGAGCTAGTCTTAAAttataatgcaataaaataagGAGATGTATTGTAAATCAGACAGTTGCACCGTTGCAACATCTTTGTTACTCCACTTTATTtcatgagattttattttctcagaTACTTTAGCCAAGAGTGGATTTATGCATTAATATTAGTTTCAATATTATGGCGAACTTAGGTTTTAGGATTAGTGTGTTGCCTTTTTTAAtggataaataaatagatattcTAAAGACAGCATCATACGATCAGGGTATATATAAGAGGTTTCTAGCACAATCGCATTGTGCACTCCCTTAACTCACAAAACTTTATGCAGGTGTGTAACTCACAGTAGGACACAACTATGCCCAAATAcaaacaccaaaaaaattgttaaaaaatactcccaaaCAAGGACATAGCCTAGCTGCTTCATTCAAGTGAGTATctttggaaataaaataattatcacataGGACCCGACCTAATGAGAATGTACATAATCAGACATCATAACAATGTAACTGTGGTTGAATGCAGCAAGACCAACACAAGATTTCCAgcatgacaaaaaaaaagtccaaTGTATGAAATTTGAGAATGTACATAATCAGACATCATAACAATGTAACTGTGGTTGAATGCAGCAAGACCAACACAAGATTTCCAgcatgacaaaaaaaaagtccaaTGTATGAAATTTGAGAATGTAC
The nucleotide sequence above comes from Salvia hispanica cultivar TCC Black 2014 chromosome 5, UniMelb_Shisp_WGS_1.0, whole genome shotgun sequence. Encoded proteins:
- the LOC125187465 gene encoding homeobox-leucine zipper protein HAT5-like, translating into MAGSAADAPIKPKKRNFDRSLHSIAAESSLGSDTMLNFGAVDGAKRSRNMVYSPFDQEEFGEDYLDEYFNQQEKKRRLTVDQVQFLERSFEADNKLEPDRKIQLAKELGLQPRQIAVWFQNRRARWKTKQLETDYETFHARYTTLKTDYDNLLKENDKLKAEVLRLKQNDLGGDAMKVNLQLLDCKGLPEVMMPTEANVRKISDDEESNVAALGFKNEQQSSSKSEVSNAGSPRLTDGINSPLLESGVSSHAFDRDYSDSSQIGEDNLHEEPDYVFPLNSFYYEFPVEDRAFNFW